One segment of Falco rusticolus isolate bFalRus1 chromosome 3, bFalRus1.pri, whole genome shotgun sequence DNA contains the following:
- the LOC119145073 gene encoding TAR DNA-binding protein 43, protein MSEYIRVTEDENDEPIEIPSEDDGTVLLSTVTAQFPGACGLRYRNPVSQCMRGVRLVEGILHAPEAGWGNLVYVVNYPKDNKRKMDETDASSAVKVKRAVQKTSDLIVLGLPWKTTEQDLKEYFSTFGEVLMVQVKKDIKTGHSKGFGFVRFTDYETQVKVMSQRHMIDGRWCDCKLPNSKQSPDEPLRSRKVFVGRCTEDMTAEELQQFFAQYGEVLDVFIPKPFRAFAFVTFADDQVAQSLCGEDLIIKGISVHISNAEPKHNSNRQLERGGRFGGNPGGFGNQGGFGNSRGGGGGLGNNQGSNMGGGMNFGAFSINPAMMAAAQAALQSSWGMMGMLASQQNQSGPSGNNQPQGNMQREQNQGFSSGNNSYGGSNSGAAIGWGSASNTGSSSGFNGGFGSSMDSKSSGWGM, encoded by the exons ATGTCGGAGTATATCCGGGTGACGGAGGACGAGAACGATGAGCCCATCGAGATCCCCTCGGAGGACGACGGCACCGTGCTGCTGTCCACAGTGACCGCCCAGTTCCCCGGGGCGTGTGGGCTGCGCTACAGGAACCCGGTGTCGCAGTGCATGCGGGGGGTCCGGCTGGTGGAGGGCATTCTGCACGCGCCAGAAGCCGGATGGGGCAACCTGGTCTATGTTGTTAATTATCCCAAAG AtaataagagaaaaatggaTGAAACAGATGCATCATCAGCTGTGAAAGTGAAACGAGCAGTACAGAAGACTTCGGATTTAATAGTCTTGGGTCTTCCCTGGAAAACCACTGAACAAGACTTAAAGGAATATTTCAGTACGTTTGGAGAAGTTCTGATGGTGCAG GTTAAGAAGGATATTAAAACTGGCCACTcaaaaggttttggttttgttcgGTTTACGGATTATGAAACCCAGGTGAAAGTAATGTCTCAGCGGCACATGATAGATGGAAGATGGTGTGACTGTAAACTTCCCAATTCTAAG CAAAGTCCTGACGAACCTTTGCGCAGCAGAAAAGTGTTTGTTGGGCGCTGCACCGAGGACATGACGGCAGAGGAACTCCAACAGTTCTTTGCCCAGTACGGAGAAGTGTTAGATGTCTTCATTCCTAAACCCTTCcgagcttttgcttttgttacatTTGCAGATGATCAG GTTGCCCAGTCTCTTTGTGGAGAGGACTTGATCATTAAAGGAATCAGCGTACATATATCCAATGCTGAACCTAAGCATAATAGCAATAGACAGTTAGAGAGAGGTGGAAGATTTGGTGGTAATCCGGGAGGCTTTGGGAATCAGGGGGGGTTTGGCAACAGCAGAGGAGGTGGGGGAGGACTGGGTAACAACCAGGGCAGTAACATGGGCGGAGGGATGAACTTCGGAGCCTTCAGCATCAACCCTGCCATGATGGCGGCAGCACAGGCAGcgctgcagagcagctggggaatGATGGGCATGTTGGCTAGTCAGCAGAACCAGTCTGGGCCGTCGGGAAACAACCAGCCCCAAGGCAACATGCAGCGGGAGCAGAACCAGGGCTTTAGTTCAGGAAATAACTCGTACGGTGGCTCCAACTCGGGGGCAGCGATAGGCTGGGGTTCGGCCTCGAACACGGGCTCCAGCAGTGGGTTTAATGGAGGCTTTGGTTCAAGCATGGATTCCAAGTCGTCAGGCTGGGGAATGTAG